A window from Pseudomonas sp. MRSN 12121 encodes these proteins:
- the motD gene encoding flagellar motor protein MotD, with protein MARRRQQEEHVNHERWLVSYADFITLLFAFFVVMYSISSINEGKYKVISEALIGVFTDSDRALKPIPIGEERPQTVTPAKPLVKDSEQTDAGIAGASDPLKSIADDISAAFGDLISSNQMTVRGNELWVEIELNSSLLFGSGDAMPSDLAFNIIDKVAAILKPFDNPIHVEGFTDNQPIQTAQYPTNWELSSARSASIVRMLAMQGVNPQRLASVGYGEFQPVANNATAEGRARNRRVVLVVSRNLDVRRSLTGTGTAHATPDAALKRAGTQTAPTPVKTPGRESAVNSPSPTL; from the coding sequence ATGGCACGTCGTCGCCAGCAGGAAGAACACGTCAACCACGAACGCTGGCTGGTGTCCTACGCGGACTTCATCACCTTGCTGTTCGCGTTCTTTGTGGTCATGTACTCGATCTCCTCGATCAACGAAGGCAAGTACAAGGTCATTTCCGAAGCGCTGATTGGCGTGTTCACCGATTCGGATCGCGCCCTCAAGCCGATCCCGATCGGCGAGGAGCGCCCGCAGACCGTGACCCCGGCCAAGCCGCTGGTCAAGGACAGCGAGCAGACCGATGCCGGCATCGCCGGTGCCAGCGACCCGCTGAAAAGCATCGCCGACGACATCAGCGCGGCGTTCGGCGACCTGATCAGTTCCAACCAGATGACGGTGCGTGGCAACGAGCTGTGGGTCGAGATCGAGCTCAATTCCAGCCTGCTGTTCGGCAGTGGCGATGCCATGCCCAGCGACCTGGCGTTCAATATCATCGACAAGGTGGCGGCGATCCTCAAACCCTTCGACAACCCGATCCATGTCGAGGGGTTCACCGATAACCAGCCGATCCAGACCGCGCAATACCCGACCAACTGGGAGTTGTCGTCGGCCCGTTCGGCGAGCATCGTGCGCATGCTGGCGATGCAGGGCGTCAATCCGCAGCGCCTGGCGTCAGTCGGCTACGGTGAGTTCCAGCCGGTAGCCAATAACGCGACGGCCGAAGGCCGGGCCCGCAATCGCCGGGTAGTGCTGGTGGTGTCGCGCAATCTCGATGTCCGCCGCAGCCTGACGGGCACCGGCACGGCTCACGCGACGCCTGACGCGGCCTTGAAGCGGGCTGGCACACAAACTGCACCAACCCCCGTCAAGACGCCGGGACGCGAGAGTGCCGTCAATTCTCCGTCACCGACTTTATAA
- the ccmD gene encoding heme exporter protein CcmD: MSFASFGDFLAMGHHGLYVWSAYGICLAVLVLNVAAPLLARKRYLQQEARRMRRENNQ; encoded by the coding sequence ATGAGTTTCGCTTCCTTCGGCGATTTTCTCGCCATGGGCCATCACGGCCTGTATGTCTGGTCGGCCTACGGCATCTGCCTGGCAGTGCTGGTCCTCAACGTGGCGGCGCCGCTGCTGGCCCGCAAGCGCTACCTGCAACAAGAGGCGCGTCGTATGCGCCGGGAGAACAATCAGTGA
- the ccmB gene encoding heme exporter protein CcmB has translation MKVFALLLARESRLLFRRPAELANPLVFFAIVVALFPLAVGPETQLLQTLSPGLVWVAALLSVLLSLDGLFRSDFEDGSLEQWVLSSHPLPLLVLAKVLAHWAFSGLALVLLAPLLALMLGLPTACLPVLLLSLLLGTPVLSLLGAVGAALTVGLKRGGLLLALLILPLYIPVLILGSGALQAALQGMPATGYLLWLGSLTALAVTLTPFAIAAGLKISVGE, from the coding sequence ATGAAAGTGTTCGCCCTGCTGCTCGCCCGCGAGTCCCGGCTGCTGTTTCGGCGTCCTGCCGAGTTGGCCAACCCGCTGGTGTTCTTCGCCATCGTTGTCGCACTGTTCCCGTTGGCGGTGGGACCTGAGACACAATTGTTGCAAACCTTGTCTCCGGGACTGGTCTGGGTAGCGGCGCTTTTATCGGTTTTGCTCTCGCTGGACGGGCTTTTTCGCAGTGATTTCGAGGACGGATCCCTGGAGCAGTGGGTCCTTTCGTCGCACCCCCTGCCTCTTCTGGTCCTGGCCAAGGTCCTGGCACACTGGGCCTTTTCCGGCCTGGCACTGGTCTTGCTCGCTCCTCTGCTGGCCCTGATGCTCGGCCTGCCCACGGCCTGCCTGCCGGTGCTGTTGCTGTCCCTGCTGCTGGGCACTCCGGTGCTGAGCCTGCTGGGGGCAGTGGGCGCGGCGTTGACGGTGGGACTCAAGCGCGGCGGCCTGTTGCTGGCGTTGCTGATCCTGCCCCTGTACATCCCGGTATTGATTCTCGGCAGTGGCGCCTTGCAGGCAGCCTTGCAAGGCATGCCGGCGACCGGTTACCTGTTGTGGCTTGGCAGCCTGACCGCCCTGGCGGTAACCCTGACACCCTTTGCAATAGCGGCTGGCCTGAAGATCAGCGTCGGCGAATAA
- a CDS encoding heme lyase CcmF/NrfE family subunit, whose product MTSAIFIPELGHLAMILALCFALVQAVVPLLGAWRGDRLWMGLAQPAAWGQFAFLAFAFGCLTYAFMVDDFSVAYVASNSNSALPWYYKFSAVWGAHEGSLLLWALILGGWTFAVSVFSRQLPQVMLARVLAVMGMISTGFLLFLIVTSNPFARILPQVPGDGRDLNPLLQDIGLIVHPPMLYMGYVGFSVAFAFAIAALLGGRLDAAWARWSRPWTIVAWAFLGIGITLGSWWAYYELGWGGWWFWDPVENASFMPWLVGTALIHSLAVTEKRGVFKSWTVLLAIAAFSLSLLGTFLVRSGVLTSVHAFASDPERGVFILIFLLFVVGGSLTLFALRAPVVKSQVGFNLWSRETLLLGNNLVLVVAASMILLGTLYPLVLDALSGAKLSVGPPYFNALFIPLMAVLMVVMAVGVVVRWKDTPVKWLASMLAPVLLGSVALAVVAGIAYGDFNWAVLATFLLAAWVLLAGVRDIFDKTRHKGLLKGLPSLTRSYWGMHLAHVGIAVCALGVVLSSQNSAERDLRLEPGESMDLAGYHFIFEGAKHFEGPNFTSDKGTVRVVRDGKEVAVLHPEKRLYTVQSSMMTEAGIDAGFTRDLYVALGEPLGDGAWAVRVHVKPFVRWIWFGGLLTGLGGLLAALDRRYRVKVKTRVREALGMTGATA is encoded by the coding sequence ATGACGTCCGCAATCTTCATTCCCGAGCTCGGCCACCTGGCGATGATCCTGGCCCTGTGTTTCGCCCTGGTCCAGGCCGTGGTGCCGCTGCTCGGCGCCTGGCGCGGCGACCGCCTGTGGATGGGCCTGGCGCAGCCCGCGGCCTGGGGCCAGTTCGCCTTTCTCGCCTTTGCTTTCGGTTGCCTGACCTACGCCTTCATGGTCGATGATTTCTCGGTGGCCTATGTCGCCAGCAACTCCAACAGCGCCTTGCCCTGGTACTACAAGTTCAGCGCGGTGTGGGGCGCGCACGAAGGCTCGCTGCTGCTCTGGGCGCTGATCCTCGGCGGCTGGACCTTCGCCGTCTCGGTGTTCTCCCGGCAGTTGCCGCAGGTGATGCTGGCGCGGGTGCTGGCGGTGATGGGCATGATCAGCACCGGCTTCCTGTTGTTCCTGATCGTCACCTCCAACCCGTTCGCGCGGATCCTGCCGCAGGTTCCCGGCGATGGCCGCGACCTCAATCCGTTGCTGCAGGACATCGGCCTGATCGTGCACCCGCCGATGCTCTACATGGGCTATGTCGGGTTCTCCGTGGCCTTTGCCTTCGCTATCGCCGCCTTGCTCGGCGGGCGCCTGGACGCGGCCTGGGCCCGCTGGTCGCGGCCCTGGACCATCGTCGCCTGGGCATTCCTCGGCATCGGCATCACCCTCGGCTCCTGGTGGGCCTACTACGAGCTCGGCTGGGGTGGCTGGTGGTTCTGGGACCCGGTGGAAAACGCCTCGTTCATGCCCTGGCTGGTGGGCACCGCGCTGATCCATTCGCTGGCGGTCACCGAGAAGCGTGGGGTGTTCAAGAGCTGGACCGTGCTGCTGGCCATCGCCGCGTTCTCGTTGAGCCTGCTGGGGACCTTCCTGGTGCGTTCCGGGGTGCTGACCTCGGTGCACGCCTTCGCCTCCGACCCCGAGCGCGGGGTGTTCATCCTGATCTTCCTGCTGTTCGTGGTCGGCGGTTCGCTGACCCTGTTCGCCCTGCGCGCGCCGGTGGTCAAGAGCCAGGTCGGCTTCAACCTGTGGTCGCGGGAAACCCTGCTGCTGGGCAACAACCTGGTGCTGGTGGTGGCGGCCTCGATGATTCTGCTGGGCACCCTGTACCCGCTGGTGCTCGATGCCCTGAGCGGGGCCAAGCTGTCGGTCGGCCCGCCGTACTTCAATGCGCTGTTCATCCCGCTGATGGCGGTACTGATGGTGGTGATGGCGGTCGGCGTGGTGGTGCGCTGGAAAGACACCCCGGTCAAATGGCTGGCGAGCATGCTGGCCCCGGTGCTGCTGGGCAGCGTGGCGCTGGCGGTGGTGGCCGGCATCGCCTATGGCGACTTCAACTGGGCGGTGCTGGCGACCTTCCTGCTGGCGGCCTGGGTGCTGCTCGCCGGCGTGCGCGACATTTTCGACAAGACCCGCCACAAGGGCCTGCTCAAGGGCCTGCCCAGCCTGACCCGCAGCTACTGGGGCATGCACCTGGCGCACGTGGGCATCGCGGTCTGCGCCCTGGGCGTGGTGCTGTCGAGCCAGAACAGCGCCGAACGCGACCTGCGCCTGGAGCCGGGCGAGTCCATGGACCTGGCCGGCTACCACTTCATTTTCGAGGGCGCCAAGCACTTCGAGGGGCCGAACTTCACTTCTGACAAAGGCACTGTCCGGGTGGTTCGCGACGGCAAGGAAGTGGCGGTACTGCATCCGGAAAAACGCCTGTACACCGTGCAGAGTTCGATGATGACCGAAGCCGGGATCGACGCCGGTTTCACCCGTGACCTCTACGTCGCCCTCGGCGAGCCCCTGGGCGATGGCGCCTGGGCCGTGCGCGTGCACGTCAAGCCGTTCGTGCGCTGGATCTGGTTCGGCGGCCTGCTGACCGGGCTGGGTGGCCTACTGGCGGCGCTCGACCGGCGTTATCGGGTCAAAGTGAAAACCCGGGTGCGCGAGGCCCTGGGCATGACAGGAGCCACTGCATGA
- a CDS encoding ParA family protein yields the protein MRVWAVANQKGGVGKTTSSIALAGLLAEAGKRVVVVDLDPHGSMTSYFGYDPDSLEHSNYDLFLHKGSVPQGLPGQLLLSTSDERISLLPSSTALATLERQSPGQSGLGLVIAKSLAQLWQDFDYAIIDSPPLLGVLMVNALAASQQLVIPVQTEHLAVKGLERMVNTLAMINRSRKQALPFSIVPTLFDRRTQASLGTLRVLRDKFPDEIWQGYIPVDTRLRDASRAGLTPSQFDGKSRGVLAYRALLKHLLAQQLVPQVA from the coding sequence ATGAGAGTCTGGGCAGTTGCCAATCAAAAGGGTGGTGTCGGTAAGACCACCAGTTCCATCGCTCTGGCCGGTTTGCTGGCCGAGGCGGGCAAGCGCGTGGTCGTGGTCGATCTCGACCCCCACGGCTCCATGACCAGCTATTTCGGCTATGACCCGGACAGCCTGGAACACAGTAACTACGACCTGTTCCTGCATAAGGGCAGCGTGCCCCAGGGCTTGCCCGGGCAGTTGCTGCTGTCGACCAGCGACGAACGTATTTCCCTGCTGCCTTCGAGCACCGCGCTGGCGACCCTGGAGCGCCAGTCGCCGGGCCAGAGCGGCCTGGGCCTGGTGATCGCCAAGAGCCTGGCGCAGCTGTGGCAGGATTTCGACTACGCGATCATCGACAGCCCGCCGCTGCTCGGGGTGCTGATGGTCAATGCCCTGGCGGCGAGCCAGCAACTGGTGATCCCGGTGCAGACCGAGCACCTGGCGGTCAAGGGCCTGGAGCGCATGGTCAATACCTTGGCGATGATCAACCGCTCGCGCAAACAGGCGCTGCCGTTCAGCATCGTGCCGACCCTGTTCGATCGCCGGACCCAGGCCTCCCTGGGCACCCTGCGGGTGTTGCGCGACAAGTTTCCGGACGAGATCTGGCAGGGCTATATCCCGGTCGATACGCGCCTGCGCGATGCCAGCCGGGCGGGGCTGACGCCGTCGCAATTCGACGGCAAGAGCCGTGGCGTACTGGCCTATCGCGCCTTGCTCAAGCATTTGCTGGCCCAGCAACTTGTCCCGCAGGTGGCCTGA
- a CDS encoding chemotaxis protein CheW: MNKSSSAQGSEDPILQWVTFKLDNESYGINVMRVQEVLRYTEIAPVPGAPSYVLGIINLRGNVVTVIDTRQRFGLVPTEVNDNTRIVIIEADKQVVGIMVDSVAEVVYLRQSEVETAPNVGNEESAKFIQGVCNKNGELLILVELDKMMSEEEWSELESI; encoded by the coding sequence ATGAATAAGTCGTCGTCTGCACAGGGTTCTGAAGATCCGATCCTGCAATGGGTAACGTTCAAGCTGGATAACGAGTCCTACGGCATCAACGTGATGCGCGTGCAGGAAGTGCTGCGCTACACCGAGATCGCACCGGTGCCGGGTGCCCCGAGCTATGTGCTGGGCATCATCAACCTGCGCGGCAACGTGGTGACGGTGATCGACACCCGCCAGCGTTTCGGCCTGGTGCCGACCGAGGTCAACGACAACACGCGCATCGTGATCATCGAGGCCGACAAGCAAGTGGTCGGGATCATGGTCGACAGCGTGGCGGAAGTGGTTTACCTGCGTCAGTCGGAAGTCGAGACCGCGCCGAACGTCGGTAACGAAGAGTCGGCCAAGTTCATCCAGGGTGTCTGCAACAAGAACGGCGAGCTGCTGATCCTGGTCGAGCTGGACAAGATGATGAGCGAAGAAGAGTGGTCGGAACTGGAGAGTATCTGA
- the ccmA gene encoding cytochrome c biogenesis heme-transporting ATPase CcmA: protein MTSPLLEAVALACERDLRLLFEKLELRLASGDMLQISGPNGSGKTSLLRLLAGLMQPTSGQVLLNGQPLDAQRAELARNLLWIGHAAGIKDLLTAEENLSWLCALHQPVGREAIWQALAAVGLRGFEDVPCHTLSAGQQRRVALARLYLDSPPLWILDEPFTALDKQGVAQLEEHLAGHCERGGMVILTTHHTLGRMPAGYRDLDLGQWAV, encoded by the coding sequence TTGACCAGTCCTCTTCTAGAAGCCGTAGCACTCGCCTGTGAGCGCGACCTGCGGCTGCTCTTCGAAAAGCTCGAACTGCGTCTGGCCAGCGGCGACATGTTGCAGATCAGCGGCCCCAACGGCAGCGGCAAGACCAGCCTGTTGCGCCTGCTGGCGGGGCTGATGCAGCCGACCAGCGGCCAGGTACTGCTCAATGGCCAGCCCCTCGACGCCCAGCGTGCGGAACTGGCGCGCAACCTGCTGTGGATCGGCCATGCCGCTGGCATCAAGGACCTGCTGACCGCCGAGGAAAACCTCAGCTGGCTCTGCGCCCTGCATCAGCCGGTGGGGCGCGAGGCGATCTGGCAGGCGCTGGCAGCGGTCGGCCTGCGCGGTTTCGAGGATGTGCCTTGCCACACCTTGTCCGCCGGCCAGCAACGCCGGGTGGCGTTGGCCCGCTTGTACCTGGACAGCCCGCCGCTGTGGATTCTCGACGAACCCTTCACCGCCCTGGACAAGCAGGGCGTGGCGCAACTGGAAGAACACCTGGCCGGCCACTGCGAACGCGGCGGCATGGTGATCCTCACCACCCACCACACCCTCGGCCGCATGCCGGCGGGCTACCGTGACCTCGACCTGGGGCAGTGGGCCGTATGA
- the ccmE gene encoding cytochrome c maturation protein CcmE, which produces MNPLRKKRLLIILGVLAGVAVAVGLALSALQQNINLFYTPTQIANGEAPYDTRIRAGGMVEKGSLQRSADSLDVRFVVTDFNKAVTITYRGILPDLFREGQGIVALGKLNADGVVVADEVLAKHDEKYMPPEVTKALKDSGQPAPAKEG; this is translated from the coding sequence GTGAATCCGCTGCGTAAAAAGCGTCTGTTGATCATCCTTGGCGTGCTGGCGGGCGTGGCTGTCGCCGTCGGCCTGGCGTTGAGCGCCCTGCAACAGAACATCAACCTGTTCTATACCCCGACCCAGATCGCCAACGGCGAAGCGCCCTACGACACGCGGATCCGCGCCGGCGGCATGGTCGAGAAGGGGTCCCTGCAACGTTCCGCCGATTCGCTGGACGTGCGCTTCGTGGTCACCGATTTCAACAAGGCCGTGACCATCACCTATCGCGGCATCCTCCCGGACCTGTTCCGCGAAGGGCAGGGCATCGTTGCCCTGGGCAAGCTCAACGCCGACGGCGTGGTGGTGGCCGATGAGGTGCTGGCCAAGCACGACGAGAAATACATGCCGCCGGAAGTCACCAAGGCCCTGAAAGACAGTGGCCAGCCAGCGCCGGCCAAGGAGGGTTGA
- a CDS encoding EscU/YscU/HrcU family type III secretion system export apparatus switch protein produces the protein MNNPTPPRQAIALKYDGQHAPTLTAKGDDELAEAILKIARDCEVPIYENAELVKLLARLELGDSIPEELYRTIAEIIAFAWNLKGKFPAGHEPQEAVLEKDVTPGGDDY, from the coding sequence ATGAATAACCCGACGCCCCCACGCCAGGCCATCGCCCTCAAATACGATGGCCAGCACGCCCCCACGCTGACCGCCAAGGGCGACGACGAACTGGCCGAAGCCATCCTGAAAATCGCCCGCGATTGCGAAGTGCCGATCTATGAAAACGCCGAGCTGGTGAAACTGCTGGCGCGCCTGGAACTGGGCGACAGCATTCCCGAAGAGTTGTACCGGACGATTGCCGAAATCATTGCCTTCGCCTGGAACCTCAAGGGCAAGTTCCCGGCCGGGCATGAACCGCAGGAAGCGGTGCTGGAGAAGGATGTGACGCCAGGCGGGGATGACTACTGA
- a CDS encoding DUF2802 domain-containing protein, whose product MILEVAVIVLAVLWVASLALFLSYARNQRQIAEQQARGDALRDQRIKDLAKRVDDYQNGTVRMGEDLHELRSVVGPLPDKLAQLEQRDPSSLSFAQAARLVGMGASVDELTQSCGLTQAEAELVSKLHKG is encoded by the coding sequence TTGATTCTCGAGGTTGCGGTAATTGTCCTGGCCGTCCTCTGGGTGGCCTCCCTGGCGTTGTTCCTGTCGTATGCCCGTAACCAGCGCCAGATAGCCGAGCAGCAGGCCCGAGGCGATGCGTTGCGCGACCAGCGCATCAAGGACCTGGCCAAGCGCGTCGACGACTACCAGAACGGTACGGTGCGCATGGGCGAGGACCTGCACGAGCTGCGTTCGGTGGTCGGCCCGCTGCCGGACAAGCTGGCCCAGTTGGAGCAGCGTGACCCGTCGAGCCTGTCTTTCGCCCAGGCCGCGCGCCTGGTGGGCATGGGCGCCAGCGTCGACGAGCTCACCCAGTCCTGTGGCCTGACCCAGGCCGAGGCCGAGTTGGTGAGCAAGCTGCACAAAGGTTGA
- a CDS encoding flagellar hook-length control protein FliK encodes MTGEITLPPLPQLLPGTVRTLPVSGELLKLLQPLEGLIAAGQSAKAEVLSLKQADQTFQLLLKLTLDGGRQTTVQATSTQPLPQGTSLAVTQPSAGNLAITVQQAIAASVATLTRIDTRQLPVGTLLQGKVLTTQLQPREAGQPAVYRSLVSLLNTALGGSTLSIDSPQPLRVGSLLSALVQGSQSLNFVPLSGRQEQLAIAQQLATQQSRQASLSGLLNALQNLPPSDTSSPELRAAVDKLLAGLPDLQQLSNPKALAQALGNSGAFLESRLLAGDGPALNGDLKGNLLRLIAQMTPGLPASTSFNAIVAANTLAQALPSFVRSALGTLGQVSAKPQPGGFPLPSRLLQSLEEEGDLEHLLRLAAAAVSRLQSHQLASLEQSGLTDDGRLLTTWQLEIPMRTMQDVVPLQVKFQREDPAEQAPEEKREEREPKQQLWRVELAFDLEPLGPLQVQAQLLKGRLSSQLWAQRPFTASLIESHLGSLRERLLTCGLDVGDLDCHLGTPPQGPKTRLEQRWVDETA; translated from the coding sequence ATGACAGGCGAAATCACCCTCCCCCCGCTACCGCAGCTGCTGCCCGGGACCGTGCGCACGCTGCCGGTCAGCGGCGAACTGCTCAAGCTGCTGCAGCCGCTGGAGGGGCTGATCGCAGCGGGCCAGTCGGCCAAGGCCGAGGTCCTGTCGCTCAAGCAAGCCGACCAGACCTTCCAACTGCTGCTCAAGCTCACCCTCGACGGCGGCCGGCAGACCACCGTCCAGGCCACCAGCACCCAGCCACTGCCCCAGGGCACCAGCCTGGCGGTGACTCAGCCGTCGGCGGGCAACCTGGCCATCACCGTGCAGCAGGCGATTGCCGCCAGCGTCGCCACCCTGACCCGGATCGACACCCGCCAACTGCCGGTCGGCACCCTGCTGCAAGGCAAGGTGCTGACCACCCAGCTGCAACCCCGGGAAGCCGGGCAGCCAGCGGTCTATCGCTCGCTGGTGAGCCTGCTCAACACCGCCCTCGGCGGCAGCACCCTGAGCATCGACAGCCCACAACCCTTGCGCGTCGGCAGCCTGCTGAGCGCCCTGGTACAGGGCTCGCAGAGCTTGAACTTCGTACCGCTGAGCGGGCGCCAGGAGCAACTGGCGATCGCCCAGCAACTGGCCACCCAGCAAAGCCGCCAGGCCTCGCTGAGCGGCCTGCTCAATGCGCTGCAGAACCTGCCGCCGTCCGACACCTCGTCCCCTGAACTGCGCGCCGCGGTAGACAAGCTGCTCGCCGGGCTGCCCGACCTCCAGCAACTGAGCAATCCCAAGGCCCTGGCCCAGGCCCTGGGCAATAGCGGCGCCTTCCTCGAATCGCGGCTGCTGGCCGGCGACGGCCCCGCCCTGAACGGCGACCTGAAAGGCAATCTGCTGCGCCTGATCGCCCAGATGACGCCAGGCTTGCCGGCCAGCACCAGTTTCAACGCCATCGTTGCCGCCAACACCCTGGCCCAGGCCTTGCCGAGCTTCGTGCGCAGCGCCCTGGGCACCCTCGGCCAGGTCAGCGCCAAACCCCAGCCTGGCGGCTTTCCCCTGCCCTCGCGCCTGCTGCAGAGCCTGGAAGAGGAAGGCGACCTGGAACACCTGTTGCGCTTGGCCGCGGCGGCCGTTTCGCGCTTGCAGAGCCATCAGCTGGCCAGCCTGGAGCAGAGCGGCCTGACCGACGACGGGCGGCTGCTGACCACCTGGCAACTGGAAATCCCCATGCGCACGATGCAGGACGTGGTGCCCCTGCAAGTCAAGTTCCAGCGTGAAGACCCGGCGGAGCAAGCCCCCGAGGAAAAACGCGAGGAGCGCGAGCCGAAACAGCAGCTGTGGCGCGTCGAACTGGCGTTCGACCTCGAACCCCTGGGCCCGCTGCAAGTACAGGCGCAACTGCTCAAGGGCCGCCTGTCCAGCCAGCTCTGGGCGCAGCGGCCGTTTACCGCGAGCCTGATCGAAAGCCACCTGGGCAGCCTGCGGGAGCGGCTGCTCACCTGCGGCCTGGATGTCGGCGATCTGGACTGCCATCTCGGCACCCCGCCGCAAGGCCCGAAAACCCGACTGGAACAACGCTGGGTCGATGAAACCGCATGA
- a CDS encoding heme ABC transporter permease, producing MNWTWFHKLGSPKWFYGISGKLLPWLSIAALLLITVGVVWGLAFAPPDYQQGNSFRIIYIHVPTAMLAQSIYVMLAVCGVVGLVWKMKLADVALQCAAPIGAWMTAVALVTGAIWGKPTWGSWWVWDARLTSMLILLFLYFGVIALGNAISNRDSAAKACAVLAIVGVINIPIIKYSVEWWNTLHQGATFTLTEKPAMPVEMWLPLLLTALGFYCFFGVVLLLRMRLEVLKREARASWVKAEVQNSLEAAS from the coding sequence ATGAACTGGACCTGGTTTCATAAGCTCGGCTCGCCCAAGTGGTTCTATGGCATCAGCGGCAAGCTGTTGCCCTGGTTGAGCATCGCCGCCTTGTTGCTGATCACCGTCGGCGTCGTCTGGGGCCTGGCCTTCGCGCCGCCGGACTACCAGCAAGGCAACAGCTTCCGCATCATCTACATCCACGTGCCCACCGCGATGCTGGCCCAGTCCATCTACGTGATGCTGGCGGTGTGCGGAGTGGTCGGCCTGGTGTGGAAAATGAAACTGGCCGACGTCGCCCTGCAATGCGCGGCGCCCATCGGCGCCTGGATGACCGCCGTGGCGCTGGTCACCGGGGCCATCTGGGGCAAGCCGACCTGGGGTTCGTGGTGGGTCTGGGATGCGCGCCTGACGTCCATGCTGATCCTGCTGTTCCTGTATTTCGGGGTGATCGCCCTGGGCAACGCCATCAGCAACCGCGACAGCGCGGCCAAGGCCTGCGCGGTGCTGGCGATCGTCGGCGTGATCAACATCCCGATCATCAAATACTCGGTGGAGTGGTGGAACACCCTGCACCAGGGCGCGACGTTCACCCTGACCGAGAAGCCGGCGATGCCCGTCGAGATGTGGCTGCCGCTGCTGCTGACGGCGCTGGGGTTCTACTGTTTCTTCGGCGTGGTGCTGCTGCTGCGCATGCGCCTGGAAGTGCTCAAGCGCGAAGCCCGCGCCAGCTGGGTCAAGGCCGAAGTGCAGAACAGCCTGGAGGCCGCCTCATGA
- a CDS encoding CheW domain-containing protein, with protein sequence MNRPLDIKSRPQLALQSYLDALLQDATEEEFAVPEALPEVAAVVVQAEASTEVLDEFQAAVLEEQARDAEAQRAAPEALVPPPTRVEEPVVVPVLEAPAPLPSSLSSVAPLLQGLVEPVVEVHRPPSSTPPPVAGDDRPSWAAEPFECLLFDVAGLTLAVPLVCLGSIYSLAGHELTPLFGQPEWFLGILPSQAGNLKVLDTARWVMPDRYRDDFRQGLQYVISVQGYEWGLAVHQVSRSLRLDPNEIKWRSHRGQRPWLAGTVIEHMCALLDVSELAELIAGGGAKHMAISKPAPKPI encoded by the coding sequence ATGAACCGTCCTCTCGACATCAAGTCCCGGCCGCAGCTGGCGCTGCAGTCCTACCTGGACGCGTTGCTGCAGGATGCCACCGAAGAAGAATTCGCGGTTCCCGAAGCCCTGCCCGAGGTCGCGGCGGTCGTTGTGCAGGCCGAGGCCTCGACCGAGGTCCTGGACGAGTTCCAGGCCGCGGTGCTCGAAGAGCAGGCGCGCGATGCCGAGGCTCAGCGAGCGGCGCCCGAGGCGCTTGTCCCGCCGCCAACCCGTGTCGAAGAGCCGGTGGTCGTTCCGGTGCTGGAGGCGCCCGCGCCGCTGCCGTCTTCGTTGTCGAGCGTGGCGCCCTTGCTGCAAGGGTTGGTCGAGCCCGTGGTCGAAGTGCATCGGCCGCCAAGCAGCACGCCGCCACCGGTGGCGGGCGATGATCGTCCAAGCTGGGCGGCGGAGCCTTTCGAGTGCCTGCTGTTCGATGTCGCCGGGTTGACGCTGGCGGTGCCGCTGGTGTGCCTGGGGTCGATCTATTCCCTGGCGGGGCATGAGCTGACGCCGCTGTTCGGGCAGCCGGAGTGGTTCCTCGGGATCCTGCCGAGCCAGGCCGGCAACCTGAAGGTGCTGGATACCGCGCGCTGGGTGATGCCGGACCGTTATCGCGACGATTTTCGCCAGGGACTGCAATACGTAATCTCGGTCCAGGGCTACGAGTGGGGGCTGGCGGTGCATCAGGTCAGCCGCTCGTTGCGCCTGGACCCGAACGAAATCAAATGGCGCAGCCATCGGGGCCAGCGGCCTTGGCTGGCGGGTACGGTGATCGAGCACATGTGCGCGCTGCTGGATGTTTCCGAGCTGGCCGAGCTGATCGCCGGCGGTGGCGCAAAACACATGGCAATCAGTAAACCGGCGCCGAAGCCGATATAG